The following are encoded in a window of Pecten maximus chromosome 17, xPecMax1.1, whole genome shotgun sequence genomic DNA:
- the LOC117315535 gene encoding uncharacterized protein LOC117315535 has product MTDVMIVKSLTSSVEQFDPEDAINRFLMKTPSGGMRRPEFERSALKAASTSKEIEGEAVIEGDGQAEAEIDHQMESDSEDVDSDVEGDFEPGFDNMGDTFTKVLKEAAAVELEHETVKEIKFKKELINNRK; this is encoded by the exons ATGACTGACGTAATGATCGTAAAGTCGCTCACTTCTTCTGTTGAACAATTTGACCCAGAAGATGCCATTAACAGGTTTTTG ATGAAAACACCATCTGGAGGGATGAGGAGACCAGAATTTGAGAGGTCTGCACTAAAGGCAGCATCAACTTCAAAGGAAATAGAGGGTGAAGCTGTGATAGAAGGAGATGGACAAGCAGAAGCTGAAATAGATCATCAGATGGAGTCCGATTCAGAGGATGTTGATTCAGATGTTGAGGGGGATTTTGAGCCAGGCTTTGATAATATGGGTGACACATTCACCAAAGTGTTAAAGGAAGCGGCTGCGGTTGAGCTTGAGCACGAAACGgtcaaagaaataaaatttaaaaaagaactGATTAACAATCGcaaataa